In Candidatus Bathyarchaeota archaeon, the sequence AATGGTATACGCGTGATTGCACCATATCAAAAGCAATAGTGACACTTATATTATGGTAGATAGTTATAGTTGAAGTGTTTACTGCCTGCTTTATTTGTTTTTATAATTTATAAAAATTTAGTTGATATGCTGCTTTAATTAAAAATTAAAATTTAAAAAATAAAGAAAAAAGATGTTTAAAGGGGGGTTTAAAAAACCCCTTTTCGCGGTTTTACTTTTTGATGCGTCTTAAAACGTATAGTGAAGCTGCTAAAGCTGAGATTAAGGCTATAGCTGCTGTTGGGAACTCTGGAATTGGAATATGGCTTAATTCTAAGCCTTCAAAGCTGTAGGTTGCTTCACCGCCATCAGGTACCGTGACCGAGGCTGTTACGCTGTTATAGCCTATATTGCCTTCATAAGCAATTACTGTTAAGCTGTATGTTCCTTTCGGCAAGAAACCTTCATAGTAACCGTCAATACTGTAAAGCGTAAACTCGCCTGATTCACCTACTGCAATAACTTTTGCCCAGCTTATTGGCCTCATTTCATTGCACCATGTGAAACCGTATATTTGTCCGTTTAAGTATCCTCTTCTATCAAGCTCAAATGCAACGCTAGCTTCTCCGCTTAAGCTTACACTAGGTACACGAATCTCTGTTCTTTGCTCGTATGGGCCCAAGTAGTAGTTTTTACCCATTAATAATCCTATTACAGGCGGGTAATATTCACCATTTGTAACATCTCTGTAAACTGTCCATGTATTAACTTTAATCTGGTAGCCTCCATTATAGTTCGGGTAACCGTCAACACCCCAGAACGTGAATAAAACTCTGCTAGTGCCCTTAGTTACGAAGCCTGTTGCCGTATCTATTAATTCTCCATCATCATTGTATAATTCAACTTCCATGAATATATCGTATGGTAAGGCTTCCATTACTCTTTCTTTCTTGAATATGATTTCACCTGTGATTTTTCCGCCTATAACAACTTCAAGCTTAGTATCTGCTTGATGACCTTTAGCTGCGTAAACAACGTATTTATCAGCGTCTTTGAATATGTAGCCGCTTGTTGAAACTTTAAACTTGTAGCTGCCTGTTTCTAAGCCTAAAACAGTCTTCCAATCTTTATCGCCGCCAAGCCTATAGTAGCTTGCATCAGCAACGAAGCCCCCCATACCCCAGAATCCAGCCATTTCATCTCCAGCACCCCATGGCGCTTCTGCTACGCTATTGCTATCTGGACCATCCTCTTCACATGCTGTTGAACCATTAAACTTCAATTTACTCCAAGCTGGATCCCAACCTGCATTAGGCACGCTTACATAGCCAGCCATTTGCTTTGGCTTCTTCCACTCCCCATCATTATCATCCCAGTATTTGATTGTACCCATTGTTTCTCCTGTTTCAACGCTTATAACCTTAATTGTAATTGATTTCCCAGGCCTTAACCATTCTCTATAGATTGTTGGGTATTGCCAATCTTTACTGAATAATGTAACGTTTATTCCAGCGCCACGGTACATATGGTTGCTTATATATGTTGTTCCACCTGTTAAGCTTACGGATGCCCATTCAAACTCTTGCTGTACATAACCACGCATGTAAACGTAAACCTTGTATGTGCCAGGCATCATACCGTAATCTCTTATATGCCTATACCTGTAGAGGAAGTAACGCATACCGTCTAAGTCTGGACCAGCTAAACCGAAGCCCCAAAGCAATATAGAAGCGTATGATTTATCTTTTGGAACCCATTTGAAGTTGAATGCTACTAAATTGCCTTCGTTATCTCTTGCTTCAGCTATAAGCCATCTACCATCATCTGGACCGCCTATAGGTCTATCTATTATTTCTCCAGCTAAATCATGGAAGTGCACAGTCTTATTTATTTTACCGCTTAACTGTAAGTCTATTGGCACGTAAATGTCGCCAGCCCATTCTTCAGCTGCAACAGTAAAGCTGTAGTCTACAGGGTTGCCGAAAACATCTGTTTGAACATAGCCTGGTGTCCAAACGCGTATATAATAGGTTCCAGGTTTAAGCCCGTTTATCCAAGTCGCGAAAACTTGAGGCACATGCCCATCAAATTCTGTTGGTGTACCATAAAGCCCTGGTTTATCATTGCTTAAGGCTTTGTTTCCAAACATGAATTCGAAAGTTTTCTCTCCCTTTTTAGTCCACCAAACTGTTGATGGGCCAACACCGTTGAATATTCCGTTTGGATCAACTGGGCCTACTGGGCCTTCCCATGGGAAGGCTACAGCGCTTGGTTTATTCCAAACGTGTCTACCGTATGAAGTGTATGGCGCATCAGTTAAGTTGATTGGTGAGAAGCTCATTAAATGCCCTGGTCTGCTTGGTTTATAACCCATATCAGTCCAAACCAAATCGGTTGGGGTTCCACGCTCAAACATAAGCGATTCGCTTAAAACTCCTTCGTTAACATCACCCCAAACATAACCTGGTTTAGGCTCTGGCCACTTATTGCTATCATAAATTTCAACCATTATAGGCGCAATATAGTCCTTTCCATCGTCACCAGTAAATGGTAGGCAACTTGGGTCTGGGTTAGTCCATTCTACATCAGCCATTCCATGCTTTGAGAATACTTTACCATGAACTATAGCGCCTGGTTCAAGGTAAATGTCTAAATGCACTGATTTACCTGGATAAACAACTATGCCTTCAGCTACTTTTCGTTCTGGGTATCCTGCTGCGCTTGCGTAAATATCATAAGTGCCTGGAGCTACTCCTTCTATTTCGAAGTGTCCTTTAGCTGATGCATTAAAGTATCCTCTAGCCTCCACATGCCTACCTTCAGGCGTAACACCAACAGCCCTAACAACACCAGGCAATTGAATAGGCAATCCATATAACTCAGCTTTCCAAGAGCCATGCATTACTGTTCCTTCAATTATGCCTGGGTCAACTTCGCCTTTAACAAGCAAAACTGGCCAGTTTTCAGCTGGCATAGTGCTAGTAATAACTTGAACTACATTACCATCTTCATCTACTGAGTTCATTAATGGGAATGAATCGTTAAGGAACATTTTGAATATGTATCTACCTGCGATTTTCGGTGCGCCCATAGCATTAACACGCACATAATACCATTCTTCATACTTATTCTCCTCTTGGAATGTTAAAGCCCATGTGTCATCTGCTTCTATACGGATAACCCACCAGTTTGGACCGAAGGGATCTTTAACATCTGCTCTAAAAACGCTAACAGATACATCCTCTTCATCAATCATTGGGGATTCATGCATTGATACAACAATGTTGCTTGTGTCTCCATCCTCCCAATCAACAGGCGGAATAAACTCAGGTGGAATATAGATATTCAAGCTTGTATAGTTATAATCGCCACTTGCACCAGACCATGTTGTGAAGTTTATTGCGAAGATTAAGTCTCCTTTATTTATGAAGTCATCTGTGCTTGTTAATATTGCGCCGAAGGGTGCATAAGTGTTTGTTCTAAGCTGCCACCATGTTGGCCATGGTGGACCTGGTGGATATTGGGTCCATGGGGATTGATAACCTGGAGGCTCATTTAAATCTCCTGCTTTGGCTAAATCGCCGGTGTACCAGTCTTTACCGCTTCCAGGCCAAACGTAGCCTGTTGGACCTGGAACATGGCCAGGTAAAGGTAAATCAGCGTCGCGAACTCTATATGGCATGGTGCCTGTTGGTCTACCTAGGGTTGTATGGGCTTGAGTTGGAACAGCTATTAAGGCTATGCCTAAAACGAATATCGCTACCATTAAAACAGCTAAAAGCTGTTTACTCATTTTAATTTTTCCTCCTTAAAATTTTAAAATTTTATTTTCAGCGCTTTAAGCGCTTGAAAAAACCTTAAGGTTTAATGGGATATTTAAAGCGTTATGTCGATTCTCGATATAATAGTAATACTAAAACCTAGCCTTTAATAATACAATTTAGAAAAGAAACTGCACAATAAAAAATTTTAAACTATAAAATACAGAATTTTTAATTAATAACTCCGTAAAAAATACTAGAAGCTGTTTAATTTAAACATCAGCATCAAAGTTTTATTTTATAAGGGTTAAATTTTCCAAAAAGCTAAATACTCTATTCAATTATTTAACCTAATCCCTTAAAGAAAAAAATTATATTCGTCTTTTTTACTGATTGATTAAAATGGTTAAAGATTAATATGGAAATGAATCAATGCATTAAAGAAGCTTTGCTTTATGAAAAGATTGATAATAGTAGAGTTAAATGTAATACTTGTGAAAGGTTTTGTAAAATTGATTTAAATGAGCTTGGATTTTGCAAAACAAGAAGAAACATAAATGGAAAGCTTTATACTCTTGAGTATGGCGATATTTCATCTTATAGCGTAAATCCAATAGAGAAAAAACCGTTTTTTCATTTTTATCCAGGGAGTTATGCTTTAACAATAGGAAGCTGGAGCTGCAATTTTACTTGTCCTTGGTGTCAAAACTATGAAATAAGCAAGTTTCCTCCTGATACAAAAAGAAGCAATTATATAAGTCCTGAAAAATTTGTAAATTTGGTTAAAGCAGAAAAGTGTCAAGGCACAAGCATATCATTTAATGAGCCTACATTGCTTCTTGAATACTCTTTAGATGTTTTCGATATTGCTAAAAAGGAAGGTTACTATAACACTTATGTTACAAATGGTTATATGAGTTTACCAGCTTTAAAATTGTTAGCAGAGCATGGGTTGGATGCTATGAATATAGATGTAAAAGGGGATGAAGAAACTGTTAAAAGGTATTGTGGCGCAGATGTGGAAAAGGTTTGGAGAAACATTAAGGAAGCGAAAAAACTTGGAATTCACATTGAAATAACTACGCTTGTTATTCCTGGAGTGAATGATGATGAAGAATGCTTACAAAGCATCGCTAGCAGAATTATAAAGGAAGCTGGAGAGAATACACCTTGGCATGTTACGCGATATTATCCTGCCTATAAGGCTTTAGAGGTGGGGCTTTACCCAAGGAGAACACCTATTAAAACTTTAGAAGAAGCTTGGAAAATAGGTAAGAAAGAAGGGTTAAACTATGTTTATGTTGGTAATGTTCCAGGTCATCCACTAGAGAATACCTATTGCCATAATTGCGGAGAGCTTTTAATTAAACGTTACATATTTGATATTATTGATTATCGAGTTACTTCAGAAAATAAATGCCCTAAATGTAAAGAAAAAATTCCAATTGTTGGGAAAGGTGCAAAAAGCAGGAAACCCTATTTTTTATGAAGCAAAAGCTTAAAAAAGCTTTTGCATTCCATTTTTACCATTCTTATTGCTACCATTGTAAACTTTATTTTAAAGTTTACAGTTAAGCTTGCTAGCGTAGCTTCCTTTCTGCTTAAAAACAATAATTGTTTACATTAAATCGTAAACAATAAATTCTTTTTGGTATTACTTAGCAATAACCATGTTTATTGCTGCTTCTAAGCTTAGAAACGCTTACAACCATTAGGTTTAATGCCTTCATAATTTTATAAAGATTGGTTTAAGAATATCTTCAATAAAAGCGTTCATTACAACGTTAAAGTTATGGAAAGTATCGTTATTCATTAATTGCGGAAGCTTATTTATAAAAGATAATATTTTCTCTAGAATGTTAAATGGAATATAGGATAGGCTTTCAGTTATTTTAAATTCAGGTATATTTTTAAGCGTTAGCGTTGAACGTAAAGCAGTTAAGCAAGCTAAATCCTTTAATCTTCCAGCTAAACATAAAACTATAGCGGCAGGATTATCTTTAGAAAGATTCCATGCAATTAAATCATCATTTGATGGTTTTAACAAATATTGTAGATAAGCGATTTGATCTTCAATAAATCCATTTTTTAATAGTAATTTTGTAGCTTCAAAATCTTTTACAGCAATGGAAATAAGGTATATAAGGTTAATGCAGTATTGCTTAGAAAGATTAAATTTTATTGAGGCTTCTGCAAGAGCTTTTGTAACTGGAAAAACATAATATTCTATAGAACCGTGAAGAATTGAGTGAGCAACTTCATGCCTTAAAGCACCTATTTGAATAAGCTTTGGAACTTTCTTCATAGCTTCTAAGCATATTGCGATTCTAGATATGCCTCTCCAAGCATCATGCCTTGCAAGAAAATAATCTTCAAACTCATTTGTAACTACACCTATATCTTCTTTTTCTTGATGATAAAAACTCTTTATAAGCGATAAATTTTCAAATAAAAAAATATCAACAATCTCTATGTTATGAGGGATTTTTTCATAACATTCTTTAACTATAGCGATTATGTCATTCTCTATTTCATTAGGTATTTTACCAAATCTTTTTAAAATAATTCTCACCAATTTTTTATCTAAACCTTTCTGAAACTATAAAAATAATACAAATGTTTCTCCATTTATACCTTCAAGTTTTTCATCCTTATAAATTTGATTACTTAAGAAGCTTTATTAAATTCGCTTAAAACCAGCTTCTTCATTAATTAAGCTTGCTTTAGCTTAAGCCTTCTTAAAAAAGCTAACAATCTTGCTTAGAAGCATTAAGGATCCTGAAGCTTAAAGCAAGCTTTAAGCTTTTAAGCTAAATGAAGAATCTTCATAATATTTATGGATATGGTTTAGGTTAACTCTTTTTTAAGTATTTGATTATTGAAGTTAGCAAAAATTTAAATATGTTGGTTGCATTAAAAAATTTTTAATGAAAAATATTGCATTAACATTTCCTGAAGAAAAAACCTATAAATTAAGAGAAAACTATTTATATGATTTAATAATTATTGGAGCTGGTCCAGCTGGGTTAACAGCTGCTGTTTATGCAGCTCGAAGAAAGTTAAGCATTCTTTTAGTTTCTAAAGATATAGGTGGCCAAACTCTTCTTACATCTGGAATTGAAAATTACATGGGGTACCATTATATAACTGGAAGAGAGCTTGTTAATAAGTTTGAGGAGCAGGTGAAG encodes:
- the amrS gene encoding AmmeMemoRadiSam system radical SAM enzyme: MNQCIKEALLYEKIDNSRVKCNTCERFCKIDLNELGFCKTRRNINGKLYTLEYGDISSYSVNPIEKKPFFHFYPGSYALTIGSWSCNFTCPWCQNYEISKFPPDTKRSNYISPEKFVNLVKAEKCQGTSISFNEPTLLLEYSLDVFDIAKKEGYYNTYVTNGYMSLPALKLLAEHGLDAMNIDVKGDEETVKRYCGADVEKVWRNIKEAKKLGIHIEITTLVIPGVNDDEECLQSIASRIIKEAGENTPWHVTRYYPAYKALEVGLYPRRTPIKTLEEAWKIGKKEGLNYVYVGNVPGHPLENTYCHNCGELLIKRYIFDIIDYRVTSENKCPKCKEKIPIVGKGAKSRKPYFL